The genomic stretch cccatcgTTTTCCTCAGATTTCCATTTCCCATCTGAGATAGCACATCCAAGTGGCTATCAGTTCAATAGGTGGTACACTGGGACTGGCAGGCTCTTCCTTGTCACTCTCAATCTTCCCTCAAAAGACAATGATTTTGAGCAACTACTCAAAAATATGCTATTCATTTAGCAGAAATCAGACTGTCTGTTTGCAGTACATGTACTGGCAAACATACCCAGGATGTCAGCACTGGAAATGCCAGTATTACCACCACCATCAAACCATGAGATGAGGCGTTCAAATAACCACATATGTTTACAAGTTACTTCCAGCTCTTGAATCCTATTGACCAATCTGTCATGCCCGCCCCACGCAACCTTCCTCAGCCACACACTCGTTCAAGATGGTAATGACTGATTTAGGGATGTTGGGTTTTGTACACTGAACTCTCACCACGGAACACACAGAAATACTTCTTGGGACATAAACCTTCAGAGTCAGAAATGATCCCATTGTGAGTTTTGAAATCAAAACCAACTTGAGACAGTAAAAACAACTTCTTTTACTACATGTAGAAAACATTTAAGATTGAAACTGGCACCAACTTAAGAACAATTTAACAGAAGataggaaataattttacataagagaaacatttttatattaGCTCTGAGGTGTGAGGCAGCCACTGTTATTTCACACTTACTACAGAAGCATTTTAAACTGTGTGTGGCCACTGTTTGAGCCTTTTTCAGAAGCGCTGTTTCCTCCTTAGAGAAGCCTTTGACAGTGATGGTCagctgaaaaatattctttatattGCATTCATGCATCCACAGCATGAAATCTCGCTGATTCACTAGTTTCCCGTGGGGGGAACGTTTTCATGGAGATACTGGAGAGCCAAATCTGTCCATTTCATTTCTTGCTCTTTCACAGACTCAGTTGTTCCACCATTGTCTTGCTCTGGTTCAGGAAGCTCATTCTGAGAACCAAACAGAGATACACTACATTCCATACATAATACACTTCCTGAAAGGAGCAGGTTACTAAGACTTCATATGGGTAAATACACAAATCCACAAACAAGACCAGAGGGTGTATCTGAACAATACATATCATACATACTGAGCCACTTAAAAACATTACTAAGCCCAGTTATGAACAATATTCTCTTCACATGAATATGGTGCTTAATCTGAAAGGTAAATTGGTTTTCCAGGCCCCTGGGGTGTTGCTATACACTCTGACTGCACATGTAGTGAAGGAGAATATacagcaaatgcaaaataataatagtatGATGCAATTATTCTATTGCTCATTTCCaatgtgtttcttctgctgttgcCAAGAATACAGATACTGTATTTATTATAGCTCTTATTAAGACAACTGGTTCTGTAACATGTTACTTTCCTATGGCAGGTGGGAAATCCTTCCTCTTTCTGCATACAGAACTCAGATGTGGCTGCGCTGTATCAACAGCGGATGTCAGGTGCAACATAGAGCTGCTCACGACACAGTAAGAAGGAGGTATAGCTTAACTGAGATTGCATTTTCCTCCCTCATATTATTTGTTCTCTGTGCTGATGTACTGGTGCAGTCACAAGGAGTGCTTCTTGTTTCTGCTAGATACCATTTGGGCAAGAATTGGGAGTTCTAGATCTCTGGAAACCCCAGCATGAGCTCaataaaatgtttcagttttgaaagcagCATATGGTTTGAGCCCCTTTGAGTTCATAGGAATCTGTCAAGTGAGCACTCCGATGAGATGCTCAGGACAGGCTCAAACACCACTCTGCAGCCATTCTATTTGCTCCTTGACAATACCACTAGGTAAATCTCCTGtgattttgtgctgttttttctATGTGATCAAAGCCAATCCTATC from Lathamus discolor isolate bLatDis1 chromosome 3, bLatDis1.hap1, whole genome shotgun sequence encodes the following:
- the ANAPC13 gene encoding anaphase-promoting complex subunit 13 translates to MDSEVLRDGRILDLIDDAWREDKLPYEDVAIPLNELPEPEQDNGGTTESVKEQEMKWTDLALQYLHENVPPTGN